From one Nonomuraea polychroma genomic stretch:
- a CDS encoding ABC transporter substrate-binding protein, producing the protein MRWHKRLLVAGVTGVLALTASACAGGQVRGAGGTPQPQASGSQSAAAQANDSTFVYAPNLDVVTDWDPATSYSNEIVALSNIYEGLTRYNSETRKAEPRLATEWTSANDGKEWTFKLRQGVKFHSGATMDAEAAKKAIERTIEKKGGAAYIWDAVDTIEAVDASTLKFTLKYATPLDLVASSGYAAYIYDVNAVDPDGKTTAGTGPYTIDSWQKGKETELTLKAFEGYWGGWKPEQYKKVAFRVTPEITTAWQLLQNGEVNFVQRLNPQLFQQAGTTAKVQTAQVPSFQNLLVLFNTASGPTKDVRVRQALQAAIDYDGLIAALKGSGTKASGLVPQGLLGHAAGMEPKQDLAKAQELLAQAGYGPDLPELKLSLTYAQGDEDQKLLVTLLSSALKKLNVTLQAKPMSWNAQWDLGKKQGQDIFVMYWYPDYPDAYSWFVNVFKSAEKPQFNLSYLKNAGIDAAIDALPQLTATDELKADMAYQDLQKKIIQEQAAVAVPYVQTYQRALTDDVQGYVDNPAYPNVVFFYDLKRAT; encoded by the coding sequence ATGCGCTGGCACAAGCGTCTGCTCGTGGCCGGAGTCACCGGTGTCTTGGCCCTGACCGCATCCGCGTGCGCGGGCGGCCAGGTGCGCGGCGCCGGCGGGACGCCACAGCCGCAGGCGAGCGGCAGCCAGTCGGCGGCCGCGCAGGCCAACGACAGCACGTTCGTCTACGCGCCCAATCTCGACGTGGTCACCGACTGGGACCCGGCGACCTCCTACTCCAACGAGATCGTCGCCCTGTCGAACATCTACGAGGGCCTGACCAGGTACAACTCGGAGACCCGCAAGGCCGAGCCGCGCCTGGCCACCGAGTGGACCTCGGCGAACGACGGCAAGGAGTGGACGTTCAAACTGCGGCAGGGTGTGAAGTTCCACTCCGGCGCCACGATGGACGCCGAGGCCGCGAAGAAGGCCATCGAGCGCACGATCGAGAAGAAGGGCGGCGCCGCCTACATCTGGGACGCGGTCGACACGATCGAGGCCGTGGACGCGTCCACGCTGAAGTTCACGCTCAAGTACGCCACGCCGCTCGACCTCGTCGCCTCCTCCGGCTACGCGGCCTACATCTACGACGTGAACGCCGTGGATCCCGACGGCAAGACGACGGCGGGCACCGGACCGTACACGATCGACTCCTGGCAGAAGGGCAAGGAGACCGAGCTCACGCTGAAGGCGTTCGAGGGCTATTGGGGTGGCTGGAAGCCGGAGCAGTACAAGAAGGTCGCCTTCCGCGTCACGCCGGAGATCACCACGGCCTGGCAGTTGCTGCAGAACGGCGAGGTGAACTTCGTCCAGCGGCTGAACCCGCAGCTCTTCCAGCAGGCCGGCACGACCGCGAAGGTGCAGACCGCGCAGGTGCCGTCGTTCCAGAACCTGCTCGTGTTGTTCAACACCGCATCAGGGCCGACGAAGGACGTGCGGGTACGGCAGGCGCTGCAGGCGGCGATCGACTACGACGGCCTGATCGCCGCGCTCAAGGGCTCGGGCACGAAGGCCAGCGGCCTGGTGCCGCAGGGCCTGCTCGGCCACGCCGCGGGCATGGAGCCCAAGCAGGACCTGGCCAAGGCGCAGGAGTTGCTGGCGCAGGCCGGGTACGGCCCCGACCTCCCCGAGCTCAAGCTCAGCCTCACCTACGCCCAGGGCGACGAGGACCAGAAGCTGCTGGTCACACTGCTCAGCTCGGCGCTGAAGAAGCTGAACGTGACTCTGCAGGCCAAGCCCATGAGCTGGAACGCGCAGTGGGATCTGGGCAAGAAGCAGGGGCAGGACATCTTCGTCATGTACTGGTATCCGGACTACCCGGACGCCTACTCCTGGTTCGTGAACGTCTTCAAGAGCGCAGAGAAGCCGCAGTTCAACCTTTCCTACCTGAAGAACGCCGGGATCGACGCGGCCATCGACGCGTTGCCGCAGCTCACGGCCACCGATGAGCTCAAGGCGGACATGGCGTA
- a CDS encoding hydantoinase/oxoprolinase N-terminal domain-containing protein — MADLPELGIGIDVGGTNTDAVMLDAQGRVIAKAKRPTTPEVTEGLRAALDAVLAELGDAQHRVTRVMLGTTHATNAILERRNLGRVAVLRLGAPATTSVPPLSGWPDDLRKAVSAGETIVAGGHYVDGREIRPPDLGAIRRFLDGVDADAVAVTSVFSPAGGEHERLVEELVRAEYGLPVSLSHEIGSLGLLERENATVLNAALYGVAAHVTGALVAALAERDLRARPYLAQNDGTLMTLEHAARLPVSTIGSGPANSLRGAAYLSGVTDAIVVDVGGTSTDLGVLAGGFPRESAAAVEIGGVLTNFRMPDILAIALGGGTVVREQGIGPDSVGYRIVREALVFGGSTATMTDAAVAAGRTPPGEPGWRARLGDMSEGIADMLERAVAVADEMVIDAVDRMALGKSDRPLVAVGGGAFVLPERVPGAGPVIRPQHAEVANAVGAAIALASGRVDTILPAGDSRSEAIEKAKEEAAARAVAAGADPSAVEIVDLLEVPLSYLSEPAVRVHVKAAGPLAR, encoded by the coding sequence ATGGCTGACCTGCCGGAGCTCGGGATCGGGATCGACGTCGGAGGCACGAACACCGACGCGGTCATGCTCGACGCCCAGGGACGGGTGATCGCCAAGGCGAAGCGCCCGACGACCCCGGAGGTGACCGAGGGGCTGCGGGCCGCGCTCGACGCGGTCCTGGCGGAGCTCGGGGACGCGCAGCACCGGGTCACCCGCGTCATGCTCGGCACGACGCACGCGACCAACGCGATCCTGGAGCGCCGCAACCTGGGGCGGGTGGCCGTGCTGCGGCTCGGCGCGCCGGCCACCACCTCTGTGCCCCCGCTGTCCGGCTGGCCGGATGACCTGCGCAAGGCCGTCTCGGCGGGCGAGACGATCGTGGCCGGCGGCCATTACGTGGACGGCAGGGAGATCCGCCCGCCGGACCTCGGCGCGATCCGCCGTTTCCTGGACGGCGTCGACGCGGACGCCGTGGCCGTCACCAGCGTGTTCAGCCCGGCAGGCGGCGAGCACGAGCGCCTGGTCGAGGAGCTGGTCCGGGCCGAGTACGGCCTGCCGGTCTCGCTCAGCCACGAGATCGGCTCGCTCGGGCTGCTCGAACGCGAGAACGCCACCGTGCTCAACGCCGCCCTGTACGGTGTCGCCGCCCACGTGACCGGCGCCCTGGTCGCCGCCCTGGCCGAGCGCGACCTACGAGCCCGGCCGTACCTGGCCCAGAACGACGGCACGCTCATGACGCTGGAGCACGCCGCGCGACTGCCCGTGTCGACGATCGGATCGGGCCCGGCGAACTCGCTGCGCGGGGCCGCGTACCTGTCGGGGGTGACGGACGCGATCGTGGTCGACGTGGGTGGCACCTCCACCGACCTGGGGGTGCTGGCCGGCGGGTTCCCGAGGGAGTCGGCGGCGGCGGTCGAGATCGGCGGTGTGCTGACCAACTTCCGCATGCCGGACATCCTGGCCATCGCGCTCGGCGGCGGGACCGTGGTGAGAGAGCAGGGGATCGGCCCGGACTCGGTCGGCTACCGGATCGTCCGGGAGGCGCTGGTGTTCGGCGGGAGCACGGCGACGATGACCGACGCCGCCGTGGCGGCCGGACGTACCCCGCCCGGCGAGCCCGGCTGGCGCGCCCGCCTGGGTGACATGTCGGAAGGAATCGCCGACATGCTGGAAAGGGCGGTAGCCGTCGCGGACGAGATGGTGATCGACGCGGTGGACAGGATGGCGCTCGGCAAATCCGACAGACCGCTGGTCGCGGTGGGTGGCGGCGCGTTCGTCCTGCCGGAGCGCGTCCCCGGCGCGGGACCGGTGATCCGCCCCCAGCACGCCGAAGTGGCCAATGCCGTGGGCGCCGCGATCGCACTGGCGAGCGGCAGAGTCGATACGATCTTGCCTGCGGGAGATAGCCGGTCAGAAGCCATCGAAAAGGCCAAGGAGGAGGCCGCGGCGCGCGCCGTGGCGGCGGGGGCGGACCCCTCCGCGGTCGAGATCGTCGATCTCCTCGAGGTGCCGCTGAGCTACCTCTCCGAGCCCGCCGTGCGGGTACACGTCAAAGCAGCCGGACCCCTAGCCCGGTGA
- a CDS encoding DUF917 domain-containing protein yields MSDIPALARGCAVLGTGGGGDVRTGSLAAARAIREYGEVPLVRLADLADDALIMPLSGIGAPTVSHEMIHSEDEPKRIAEEVERLFGRPPSAVMSSEIGGSNGVAPVAWAAQLGLPLLDADGMGRAFPEVQMVSMYVAGLPADLVIMTDVAGNVVTIRPVDGLWSERLARAVCVAAGSSALMADYVLPAARARGAVIEGTVTRALEIGRATEGASPTGAQAAGRSPADPLGALRDRLGAARLITGKLTDVERRTMGGFVRGTATIEGTGHDRGRTLTLELQNENLVAVENGRVLAMVPDLITVVDTETAGAIQTEGLRYGQRVTVLAWPCDPLWRTSKGLETAGPRAFGYELDYVPVEELTAHG; encoded by the coding sequence GTGAGCGATATTCCGGCGTTAGCCCGAGGGTGCGCCGTTCTGGGCACCGGCGGCGGAGGCGACGTGCGTACCGGGTCGTTGGCCGCCGCACGGGCCATCCGCGAGTACGGCGAGGTGCCGCTGGTCCGGCTGGCCGATCTGGCGGACGACGCGCTGATCATGCCGTTGTCGGGGATCGGGGCGCCGACCGTCAGCCACGAGATGATCCACAGCGAGGACGAGCCCAAGCGCATCGCCGAGGAGGTCGAGCGCCTCTTCGGCCGCCCGCCCAGCGCGGTCATGTCGTCCGAGATCGGCGGCTCCAACGGCGTCGCCCCGGTCGCCTGGGCCGCGCAGCTCGGGTTGCCGCTGCTCGACGCCGACGGCATGGGGCGGGCCTTTCCTGAGGTCCAGATGGTGTCGATGTACGTGGCGGGGCTGCCGGCCGACCTGGTGATCATGACCGACGTCGCGGGGAACGTGGTCACGATCCGCCCGGTCGACGGCCTGTGGTCGGAGCGGCTGGCCAGGGCCGTGTGCGTGGCGGCTGGGTCGTCCGCGCTCATGGCCGACTACGTGCTCCCGGCCGCGCGGGCGCGGGGCGCGGTCATCGAGGGCACGGTCACCCGCGCGCTCGAGATCGGCCGGGCCACCGAGGGCGCCTCACCGACGGGGGCCCAGGCGGCCGGGCGCTCGCCGGCCGACCCCCTGGGCGCGCTGCGGGATCGGCTCGGCGCCGCCCGGCTGATCACCGGCAAGCTGACCGACGTCGAGCGGCGCACCATGGGCGGCTTCGTACGAGGCACGGCCACGATCGAGGGCACCGGCCACGACCGGGGCCGCACCCTCACCCTGGAACTCCAGAACGAGAACCTGGTCGCCGTCGAGAACGGCCGGGTCCTGGCCATGGTTCCCGATCTGATCACGGTGGTGGACACCGAGACCGCCGGCGCCATCCAGACCGAGGGCCTCAGGTACGGCCAGCGGGTGACGGTGCTCGCCTGGCCGTGCGACCCGCTCTGGCGTACTTCCAAGGGTCTGGAGACGGCCGGGCCGAGGGCGTTCGGGTACGAGCTGGACTACGTTCCTGTCGAGGAGCTGACGGCACATGGCTGA
- a CDS encoding RpiB/LacA/LacB family sugar-phosphate isomerase, translating into MRISVAADSKDGVAERVVTELRKRGHEVVTHGALNDEERDDWAWASELAARDVSEGRADQAVVCCWTGTGASIAANKVPGVRAALCVDAYTADGARKWNDANVLALSLRLTSDVVLDEILDAWLEGRPSTDSADVANVSHLDEI; encoded by the coding sequence ATGCGGATTTCGGTGGCCGCCGACAGCAAGGACGGCGTGGCCGAGCGGGTCGTGACGGAGCTGCGCAAGCGCGGGCACGAGGTGGTGACGCACGGCGCGCTCAACGACGAGGAGCGCGACGACTGGGCGTGGGCCTCGGAGCTGGCCGCCAGGGACGTGAGCGAGGGGCGGGCCGACCAGGCGGTCGTGTGCTGCTGGACCGGGACGGGCGCGTCGATCGCGGCGAACAAGGTGCCCGGCGTGCGGGCCGCGCTCTGCGTCGACGCCTACACCGCCGACGGGGCCCGCAAGTGGAACGACGCCAACGTGCTGGCGCTCAGCCTGCGGCTCACCTCCGACGTGGTGCTCGACGAGATCCTCGACGCCTGGCTGGAGGGACGGCCGAGCACGGACTCCGCCGACGTCGCCAACGTGTCCCACCTGGACGAGATCTGA
- a CDS encoding amidohydrolase → MTDVLLRGGLPWGLGAAADILVRDGLIHHVGQGIDARDDALVVDIAGQLVLPGLVEAHCHLDKTLYGGPWVPHSADDTLAGRIGNDLGRRAELGVPSVERIGALLERMSAAGTTHVRTHTDIDPLVGLRGVEAVREAAARSPVEVRQVAFPQHGLLINPGTAELLEEALKSGVEAVGGLDPAGIDRDPVRHLDLIFGLAERYGAHVDIHLHDGGSLGGWELELISERTKVLGLGGRVTVSHAYALGQLDDAYQDRLIQGFAEAGVALATAAVYSFPVPPVKKLRAAGVTVACGHDGIRDLWGPYGSGDMLERAMHVAYRSTFRRDADIELALEAATYGGARVLGLEGYGLTEGDRADLVVVPCASAAEAVVVHPARTLVMKDGVVLHN, encoded by the coding sequence ATGACCGACGTGCTGCTGCGCGGCGGGCTCCCCTGGGGGCTCGGGGCTGCCGCTGACATCCTCGTCCGCGACGGCCTGATCCACCACGTCGGCCAGGGCATCGACGCACGGGACGACGCCCTGGTCGTGGACATCGCGGGGCAGCTGGTGCTGCCCGGCCTGGTCGAGGCGCACTGCCACCTCGACAAGACCCTCTACGGCGGGCCGTGGGTGCCCCACTCGGCCGACGACACGCTGGCCGGCCGCATCGGCAACGATCTGGGCAGGCGGGCCGAGCTCGGCGTTCCGAGCGTGGAGCGGATCGGCGCGCTGCTGGAGCGCATGAGCGCGGCGGGCACCACCCATGTGCGCACCCACACCGACATCGACCCGCTGGTCGGGCTGCGCGGCGTGGAGGCCGTGCGCGAGGCCGCCGCCCGCTCCCCCGTCGAGGTGCGTCAGGTGGCCTTCCCGCAGCACGGCCTGCTCATCAATCCGGGCACGGCGGAGCTGCTCGAAGAGGCGCTGAAGAGCGGTGTCGAGGCGGTCGGCGGGCTCGATCCCGCGGGCATCGACCGTGACCCCGTGCGCCATCTCGACCTGATCTTCGGTCTGGCCGAGCGCTACGGCGCGCATGTGGACATCCACCTGCACGACGGCGGCTCGCTGGGCGGGTGGGAGCTGGAGCTGATCAGCGAGCGCACCAAGGTGCTGGGACTGGGCGGCCGGGTCACGGTCAGCCACGCTTACGCGCTCGGCCAGCTCGACGACGCCTACCAGGACCGGCTGATCCAGGGCTTCGCCGAGGCGGGCGTGGCGCTGGCGACCGCGGCCGTCTACAGCTTTCCGGTGCCGCCGGTGAAGAAACTGCGCGCCGCGGGCGTCACCGTGGCGTGCGGTCACGACGGCATCAGGGACCTGTGGGGCCCTTACGGCAGTGGCGACATGCTGGAGCGGGCCATGCACGTCGCATACCGCAGCACGTTCCGCAGGGACGCGGACATCGAGCTGGCGCTGGAGGCCGCCACCTACGGCGGCGCCCGCGTGCTGGGGCTGGAGGGCTACGGGCTCACCGAGGGCGACCGGGCCGACCTGGTCGTGGTGCCGTGCGCGAGCGCGGCGGAGGCGGTCGTCGTTCACCCTGCGCGCACTCTGGTCATGAAGGACGGCGTCGTCCTGCACAATTGA